TTTCGAGAAAAACATCAACAGTGATTCGTCATGAATTCACAAATATACACTGGGGTACGATTTATCTGGATTACTGGCTGGATTTCGACAGAAATACCCCCTGAAAAATACCAGAATATTGATTGATATTTAAAAAATACTACGCAAGAAAATATGCCCGTTCAGAAATTCTTAAAGACGATTCATCAGTTCCTGTATAATGTTCCAAAATTCTGGCTTATATCTTCTTCTGCTGTTCTGCTTGTATTACTGTCTTATCTCGATTATCTGACAGGAGTGCATTACGGGTTTACAATCTTTTATCTCTTCTCGGTTCTCCTTCTGACATGGTTTGTAAACCTTCCCACAGGAATATTCTTTACTTCCTTAAGCATTTTGTCCTGGTTTCTTATTCGTTTCGTTCTTCTGGCAAAGCAGAGCTCTGTCGGAATCCACATGATGGAATTAATTGGAGAATCATTGATCAGGCTGCTATTCCTGCTTATATGCTGTTATGTTGTAAGCCTGCTTAAAAAAGACATTGTAATCAGGGAGGAACAGACCGGGGAACTTATCGAATTGAACAAAATGAAAAACTTTTTCATTGGCATGGTAGCCCATGACCTGAGAAATCCTTTGTCAATCATAGAGATGAGCTCTTTTAACCTGCTGGAAGACGAGCAAAGAAGAAACCTCTCAGAAGATCAGATTATGCTGCTTGAAAGCATCTACAGGAAAAGCGTATTCATGCTGAAAATGATTGAAGAATATCTCGACATTATGAAAATAGAATCCGGGCATCTGCAGATTAACAGGGGCACTTATGATTATGCAAAATTTATCAATGATATCGTTGCACTGAATACAATTATTGCAAAACAAAAAAATATCAGCATTGAATGTATCAAGGAATCCGAGATGCCAATGTTTTCTTTTGACCGAAATAAGACAAGCCAGGTAGTAAGCAACCTGCTCATTAATGCAATAAATTACTCAAGGCCCGACTCCGTCGTAAAGATAAAAATAAGCGCTGCGGACAAAACCGTTCTGACAGAGATTATTGATACTGGCCCCGGCATCAATATTGAAGATATTAACAGACTTTTCGAATCTTTTTACCGCGGCAAAAGTTCCCGGGAGAAGGGTACGGGGCTCGGGCTGGCAATCTCAAAAAAAATTGTTGAAGCTCATGGGGGCGCTATCGGGGTCAAAAACAACATCGGGAATGGTTCAACATTCTGGTTTACTCTTCCCTTGATAGTTGAAGGCCGGGTATGATGAAGTTTACTGTTGTACTACCTGCCCGGTTATACGATGAGTTGAATGAGCAATCCTTCTAATAGTGCTTTTTCAGTTCAAAGAGCACCTGTTTTGCAACTGCCTTCAGCGTTTCGAATACCCCTTTTCCGGTAACAGCGACCGCTTCAAAATAGGGCACCCTGCGTTTATTAAGGAGCTTGTCCATCTCGGCAACCGGCACCACATTCGGAAGGTCTCTTTTATTGTATTGTATTGCAAAAGGAAGCTTTTCCAGTTCATAACCCTGCTCATTAAGGTTGATCCTCAGGTCTTCGTAGCTTTCAAGGT
This is a stretch of genomic DNA from Nitrospirota bacterium. It encodes these proteins:
- a CDS encoding HAMP domain-containing sensor histidine kinase — protein: MPVQKFLKTIHQFLYNVPKFWLISSSAVLLVLLSYLDYLTGVHYGFTIFYLFSVLLLTWFVNLPTGIFFTSLSILSWFLIRFVLLAKQSSVGIHMMELIGESLIRLLFLLICCYVVSLLKKDIVIREEQTGELIELNKMKNFFIGMVAHDLRNPLSIIEMSSFNLLEDEQRRNLSEDQIMLLESIYRKSVFMLKMIEEYLDIMKIESGHLQINRGTYDYAKFINDIVALNTIIAKQKNISIECIKESEMPMFSFDRNKTSQVVSNLLINAINYSRPDSVVKIKISAADKTVLTEIIDTGPGINIEDINRLFESFYRGKSSREKGTGLGLAISKKIVEAHGGAIGVKNNIGNGSTFWFTLPLIVEGRV